CAAACGGGCACTATTCCCCTGCCCGTGACCGATACGTTGGCCAACGCGGTGACATTTTCCTGGACCAATCCAAACTATCAGTTCAACACCGGGATCAGCTCGCTCAATGTGAGCTACAGCCTCCAGTTCGATACGGTGGGCGGCAACTTTACCAGTCCGGTTATGCGCACGCTTACCTACAGTCCGGACATCAGCGCCACCATGACGGTGAGCGTCTTCAACAGCTTCCTCGCCAATAATATGGGGTTGCTGGCGGGCATGAGTCACAACCTCCAGGTTCGGGTGCAGTCCTATATCAAGCCGTTAAGCTCGGGTTCACCGGAGGCGGATACCCTCAATTCCAATTCGCTGAACTTTACGGTTACGCCCTATTCTCCCCCTCCTGTAGTCACACCGCCCGCTTCGGGGGAATTGTGGCTGGTAGGTGGCGATACCAAACTGGGCGCCTGGGCAAATCCCGTACCTGCAGCGCAGCAATTCACCAAAATAAGCAACACGGAGTATAAGATTACGATCGCCCTCTCCGGGGGAGATCCGACGAACGGTAGCGATCAATACCTCTTCCTGCCTGTCAACGGGAGTTGGAGCAACAAATACGCCAGCTCCGCGACACCCGCCGGGACGCTCAGCGGTGGAGGCACGTTTGGCTATAATCTCAGCAACAACTTCGCCGGGCCGTCCTCGGCCGGAACGTACACCATAGACGTCAATTTCCAGAGCGGTATTTATACCGTCACCCAAAACTAAAAGTGTATGAGAAAGCATTTCCTTCTATATTCGGGCGTTGCGGTGGCTGTATGGCTTGCCGCCTGCTCCAAGATGACCAATCCTTATTACAAAAACGGGAGCACCCCCACGCTGGCGAGCTCCACGACGACGATCGCGGTTCCTCCGTCAGACTCGCTCACCAGCGTATTGGTGCTGAGTTGGTCCAACCCGCACTATGCTACGGATTCGTCCACCGAGAAATACACTATCCAGATCGATTCGTCCGGCCGGAACTTTACACAGGCCGTAAGCTTTGTCATATCGGGCGCGTTGACGGATACGTTTATCGCCAAACAGATCAATAACGTCGTTCTGGGTTTTGGGGCCTCCTTCGGGGTGCCCTACAAGGTGGACGTACGGGTAATGTCTTCCTACGCCAACAACAACGAATTGTTGACGTCGAATACGGTGACCCTGACCGTTACGCCCTATAAGATCCCGCCCAAGGTGCAGCCGCCTGCGTCCGGAAAACTTTTCCTGGTCGGCAGCGCCACCGCCGGTGCATGGAACAACCCCGTCCCGCTCCCGAGCCAGCAGTTCGAAATGGTGGATTCCACGGATTATGCCGGCGTCTTCAACCTGACCGGCGGTG
This region of Dinghuibacter silviterrae genomic DNA includes:
- a CDS encoding SusE domain-containing protein codes for the protein MKRQINKIWFLAGGCLLALAACKKDEAKVYLESGTPPVLSASQTGTIPLPVTDTLANAVTFSWTNPNYQFNTGISSLNVSYSLQFDTVGGNFTSPVMRTLTYSPDISATMTVSVFNSFLANNMGLLAGMSHNLQVRVQSYIKPLSSGSPEADTLNSNSLNFTVTPYSPPPVVTPPASGELWLVGGDTKLGAWANPVPAAQQFTKISNTEYKITIALSGGDPTNGSDQYLFLPVNGSWSNKYASSATPAGTLSGGGTFGYNLSNNFAGPSSAGTYTIDVNFQSGIYTVTQN
- a CDS encoding SusE domain-containing protein produces the protein MRKHFLLYSGVAVAVWLAACSKMTNPYYKNGSTPTLASSTTTIAVPPSDSLTSVLVLSWSNPHYATDSSTEKYTIQIDSSGRNFTQAVSFVISGALTDTFIAKQINNVVLGFGASFGVPYKVDVRVMSSYANNNELLTSNTVTLTVTPYKIPPKVQPPASGKLFLVGSATAGAWNNPVPLPSQQFEMVDSTDYAGVFNLTGGGQFLALPVNGDWTNKFATSDNSEDGTGGTFGYNGSNSTYNTNFTGPTTSGWYIIWFNFQAGTLSITPFSGVVPDSLFIVGSATAGAWNNPVPDPAQKLTRVNSSQFSIKLPLSGGNQYLLLPVNGSWTNKYAVRGTNDTVSGGTFGYNGNNGTFNTNFTGPTTTGTYTMTVDFLSWTYTVQ